In Erigeron canadensis isolate Cc75 chromosome 8, C_canadensis_v1, whole genome shotgun sequence, the DNA window ACAATTACCATGTTAACCGGCCGGTTTGTGATTTTGTTTGATTCTTCCTATATGAGTGCCGATCGAATACATATTCTTCAATCATTTGTTTTTGAACTGAGATCATTTTTTTTTCGGCCAATCAGGTTTGGTAAGGTACACAATAACGTACGTTATTACTCTCGTAGTACAACTTTACATATATTTGGAAAATCAATTGAACTTTAAAACTACTGCTTTTGACTATATTGCATTTATTTTAACCTATAGTACATTTATTTAGCTAACATTTGTTAAATTCAAGTCACTAAGTACGTACAGTACGTAGTATTTATTGTTTTCAAGTAATTGTATTTTTCATGTACAACAATTTctatttaagttttcaattttgtaataaaagattttatGCAGCGTCATACACATACAAACTAAGAAAAAAACACTTTAACAAGGTCATATGTCCTCGCAGCAGATCAAACTTGAGCTTGAGGATGAGATTGAGTGTGCCCTAGCTCAACATCCTGGCTAACCTTGAACACTGGCTCCGCCACTCCCAAGTAACCTCCTAGTTGAGTAGACAATCCTACTTTATCGATAGGTTCATGATGATGAGACTTGCAAACAAGATAGAGCATTGTTTGAGCTACGAAGCCGAGCAGAAACAAGTTCATAAGTAAAAAGAGACACACTAGTCCGATGATTATGGTCAAAAATGTATACTTCCATGTGAATACGTAGAACAAGATCAATATGCCCCCAAGAACGCAATATAAAACAAAGAATACGAACCATGATAACCACCTTTTCCCTTTAATGAGATAGTGTCCTTTCATCATTGCTTTCAATCCGTATGAGCTTTCCAAAACCGTAAGTACACTAGCCAATTGCCAAAGCGCTGTTATGTAAATAAACCCGATGCCATAGAGAATAAACAAGATCCAAAACACAATTGCACCAAAAGTGGTGTCAGATGTAGTGGTTAACCAGATGAAAGCTACTACCCCTGACACCACGTTGTAGATAAAGAAACCAAAGTAAGTCCACAGGAAAGTTACAGCAAGTCTCTTCCAGACTCTTGGCACGACTTTTAAAACTTTCTTGAATGTCACATCGCCGCCAGTGTACACACTAGCTATGGTGTACACGATGGCGGCGGTGGAAAggagagaaaagagaaaaagaaaggtcaaatatacaaatttaaagATCCAATATCCAATCCATTCAGACGATTCCCTACGATGAGAATAGTGGTTTTCGGTGTCTTCATAGTGCTCGATACGCCAATTGAGTATGTCAGCTATGATGATGTGAGCCAAGAAGATAAAAGAGAGTGGTAGGATGAAAGTTAGGGTGATTTGAGTGAAGATTTTCTTCCATGAGAAGATAGTTTTTACAGATTCTTTATAGAGGCCAAAGAAGCCTACACTTTGCATCTCCGATTGATATATATCCATGCCTTACGAAAGAGAAATGGTTATGAAGATAATAGATATCGAAGAAGTGGAGATGAATGAAAGTATTTGTGTGGCTAAATTTATATAACAAGATTATTCTTGGAAAAGACTCTTGCTTTGTATTTAACTATAGAGTTAGAGTGTACGTGAACGGTCCTAGTTTATTACTACAAAGAAAGCTACATGTTGTCTAAGGCACTCTTTcaatttatattcatattcatattcatattagttatatatatgtttgatggaATTCATTTGGAAGCATATGCAGCTAAAATCCTAAAACTAACGGTTCACCATGGAAAATGAACGTTGGATGGGTGATCCGCACATATGTCCAAACTAAGGTTCATTTTAAGAAATGTATCACATATCATTctatcttttcatttatttacgtAAATTTTCACGCTAATTaatgattcatatatatatatatatatatatatataattccatctttccttttatttattataaaatttcttAGATTGTAATGAGAAGTCGTGACTCGTgagtttttttaaagttattgcAAATAGCAAACCCGGTCGTCAATGAATCATTTAAGAAAACTCGTTACTCTGGACATCAGAAACTGGATTCAAGCTTCATATAGATTCATGTTCTGAAACCTAGATTGAAACTTTCAGTTTCACTTATCTTTGTGTTGGCACATGTTTGCGTACGGATTTCACAAACCTGGACCTTGTTTTAactataaacaaacaaaaaaaaaaatacataaagacCCTGTGCGTCATGACCCGGAGTTATATAAACCTTGAGTCCCGATTTGAGAAAACCTAGAATTACTAGCTCGGGGTTTCTCCGATATGCTCACGTACATGTTCAAAACTTCAAAACTGAGTAGTATTATTTAATctatctaattataatttaataattaggATGAAGGAAGACAAACATATATTGATTTGATTACTAGAAGAATATACATTCTGAAGTACGGCAAGATCATACATTGTAATATACAATAGTTTATTGACAATTACCATGTAAACCTATATCTATCTGAATGTGATTTTTGTTTTACTCGTATAatcatactattattataatcatACTATGCCGAATACATAATCTTcaataatttgtttttcaaaGGAGATCATTCTTTTTTCAACTATTCAATCAGTTTAGTAAGgtacaaaacaaattaaataacaGTTTAAATAAGTTTCTTGGAATCTTGCAGACCTACACAGCGGTTGGAAAACCCGCAACATAAAAGCTTTTACACCTCTGCAGATTTTCTTGTCAAGAACTCCTATTGAAGATGGCTTCAGTCCTCCTACTGAAGATCGCTTCGGTCATAGATCTATGGTTCAAGTTTCGGAACAATCCAATAGTTGACGGACCCAAGGCATGAATTCTTCTACAGCTCTGCAGAAACCTATGAACCACAAAACAGAAGAGAGGAGATAGTCTCATACCTTCTCCCTAGTACCCTCCCCCTTCCATATGTAGAGGAGGAAGTGAAAtcctataaataaaaattaaaaaaatacatagacTCCAGGTGTAAGACAGTTTGCATAGAGTAAATCTAGTCCATACTTGTTGAGATAGATCTGATTGCAATCGAGGTCTTCCAAGCTGAATCTCATCACTGGGCTTAGGAGACATCACTGAAGTTTCACCGCTGTAAGCACCCAAACATGTTGATAAACTTAGCTTATTGATCGCTTCCCGATGATACAACTTGCACACAAGACACAAAAACGCTTGCGTAACAACCGTAACCAGACACCACATCAATTGAAGAAACCCACATAATATCCCAATAAGCACTCTCCAAACAAACCCCTATTCGAAAACTTCATGTCCATATTCCACAAACGCGAATGcaacacaaatatataaaactcgAATGCAATTGCCATTCCTACCTTTTTCTTCCCGTTAACCTTACATTTCTTCATGGCTTTAAATCCATACAAGTTTTCTACGACACTAACAACACTAGCTAGTTGCCAAACAACGGTTAAATACAAAAAACCCTCATAGgaatataatgataatgataatcatGATGCAATGTACTATCGCACAATCTGTCTAACACTACGAAGCCTTATGATTCAATGGTGTTTTGTTTTTGCTCATCCTCGAGACGATGATCAGTTTGGAATAGAAAACAAGTTAATCACAGAGACGCATAGAAATCGGTACAAtacaaagaaacttacatatatGTCTAAGGAACAATAACCCAAAAGACAAGAGAAGTTTTATTTTGACTTCTTGccttgttttttctttataaccTCGTCAATATACATGATACCTTTGCCTTTGTAAACCTCGGGGGGTTTACAACTACGAACAGCAGCAGCAAACTGGTGGACCCTTTGCTTGTCTATACCCGTGCAACAAACGATATTGGGTTTGAAACAAAACACTCTAACAGCAGGAGGCACTGTTAATTCTACCTCGTGACTGTACCCGAgctttaaaaataataaacggCCTTCTGATTCTGCTCTCGCTTTGAAACCGACTCCCACTATCTTGAGAAACCGAAAAAATTGTGCTTCCATAATTACCTAGCTAGATATATAGGGAACATATCAGTTTAAAAATCGAAAGAAAAAATAGAATCCAACTAGTAAACGAATGAGAAGAAAAGTTCATGTTAGTACTAGCAATCTATATAACGGAAGAAAATCACAAATACGAATTGAAAAATTAATCAACTGATAATAATCAGCAAATATAACTAAAGAAATTAAAacttgatatacatatatacagcaactatatatatatagggaaaagtgaggGTGGGGTTATGAATAGGTAGCAAAATAACGGAAGTAAATCACATATAATTATCAAAAGAGTAACAATCAATAGCTATACTGAAAAAACAAATTCATTTCACCGGAAATTTATATCACATTTCGATGAAACAATAGCAGAtcggattaaaaaaaaaaaaaagtggaagGGGAGGATCTTACCGGAAATGAGAAGAAGAAATAGATGCGGCGGCGACGGAGaaatgaaagaagaaaagatCTCTTTTTtatgagtatatatatgtgtgtttcttttttttggcCCATTTACTCGTTTGGTATGGTCCAAATATCATTTGGGCTACATTAATGCAGATTTGAAGCAACTATCCCAGATTAAAATATCCTAATCTCTACTCCTCTACTGTATTCTAAactatatattactcgtataaagcatttgttcttTTCTAAATTAACTTTTCCACTATAATATCCTTATTAAAagaaatctcaactactcaattttttctctctactcgaatctcaaccactctttttttttctttccttaataaatcattttatttctttaatttattcaaaatcttttatctaaaaaaacgtacatcgataaattataaaaattatatgggtgttattaaaatttcatgctcttccattagagatgtcattcgatatactttcgacgaatttttaaatacgaGGACGGAGCCTGTATGgataaggcatttggctatcatacccTATGgtctatcacctcctatgacctattacaCTCTATAACCTAGCATCCcacatctcaccgccacaatgCGCAAATACTTTCTTTCGTTTGTAATAAAAGACCATAGATAAGTTACATTAATTAAGTATATGTTGATTATGGgggaaaattgaaaagttaaaaagtggtTAGACGTATGCCCGCAAGATACAACGATGATAGTGGTAACAACGACGGTGTGGTGGCAACGATGTGTAGTGGTGTCAACAGTGGTGGTGTGGttgttaatgtaaaagtaattgatgtaaaagaatgtaatttagttattttaaaggttaatAGATATATTGTAACATACAATATTTCATTAAGCGTAGTTTAGATAAATCATAGATGTGATATTAGAATAGCTTAGAGGCATATTAGTGTATTCAACcatattttgttgaaaaagaacTATTTTGGATGTCCATTTGACTCCgtatattatatcataatttCACAACGATCATACCAGTTTTGATTCATATTGccgttaacaaaaaaaaaaaagttctggTTCACATTGAGCTTGTACGCACCTTTATTGCATTGATCTAATTTTGCCTTTTATGATTGTTTGTTCGTGCTCAAATATACAGGGTCGGCTAAATGACATTTAAGAGTGAAACGGTCGTCTAAAGTTTTCACATATTAAGGGCTTCAAGTTTTTCTACCTTCGCCTCATAGTTGTTGTGTATAGATacgtttttataaattttacagTAGTTTATTTTACCGTGAGACCTCagatcaaaaattaaaagatgaccttttttcttaaaaaaattttatatagaaaaaaaactcCAAAGTTGGTTCTATTTAAAACCATCAACAAGATTAAGCCGTTCCAGTACacataaatacatcatttatcAATCAAAAGCATTAACGATAGGTTGGTAATTACTAAATTTAGTAACCACATTATCTCATGAGCTTGTTCTATCTTATTATTTATAAGAAGAtcaatagtttttattttttaaaaaaattttttcttcttatctCTAAGTTTTAGAAGAGTTTATCTAAATCATTCACTTATTTACTTGGTTGACAATAATTGACAATGTCATAAAGTGTCAGATATTTTCTAAAGTAGGCAAGACCGACAacatacaaaaaagaaaatcaatcgAGCCACAAGAAGTGGTCTCGATTCGATCTTCGGATAATGATttcttttttcagtttttgaaaCAAGATTCGAACTGGTACTGCTAAAAAAAGATGTTGGATAGAATACATCCGATATGCGGATAACCACTTACAATTTTTTTACTAAAGTTGTAAGCTTCACTTGCATATAACTCAACAATAAGCCACAAAATGTATGTCACGAAAATCATAAAAACCTCGCCTGCACTTCAACAATCTATGTCTCCTCGTCAAAAACTCCTATTGAAGATCCTTCCATTCAGATCGTAGACAAATGCTTCTTGAACATGGAACTCAAATTAATATGAATCATTTCACGACTTTGCAGAAATCGCGGAATAAAACACAAAAGAGAGAATAGATATTAGTCTAAACTAGAGGGGGAATTCCTAAGAAAACATATTCTTAACTTTAGTAATTTTTACTAGTTAACTTCATTtgctaatttttgtttttttaaatcctAATCCAACAATAATCTTATGTATCCTACGTAAACCTCTAACCAATCGGCCCATATACTTGCTTTAGACTCCTAGTTAAACACGATTCCAATAAGCTATTAATTTAATCCATTGCAAATTGCCTAAACCTAATCCAACATGATTAATAAACTAGCTAACAAATAAATgcttatatatcaaaattaagtTCTAGTAAAAATAATTTTGCTACCAGGGCGATGTCAATACATACATCAAGTACAATACTCATTGCACAATTTACAAATACActccaaaaataataataatccttaCACTAATAAACAATCGGGAAACCGTGTTTTAATCACTGCACGTACGTTTACAAGTTGAAAGTTACTTCCACTACAACTACGCAAAACATACAAATGCCCAATAATCAAAATTTCATCAAACTTGTTGAGATGCATCTGATTGCACTTGAGTCCTTCCAAGCTGAATTTCATCACCAGGTTTAGGAGACCTCACAGTAGTTTCTCCCGTATAATCACCCAAAAACGTCGATAAACTTAGCTTATCGATAGCTTCCCGATGATACGATTTGCATACAAGATACAAAAACGTTTGTGTAACAATCACAACCAAAAACCacatcaataaaagtaacccaCATAATATCCCCATTAGCACTCTCCAAATTAACGCCCATTTAAAAACTTCATGCCCATATTCGACAAACAAAAAGTATACTATCATTAGACCAATTACAAATAGATATAATACAAATGCAATTGCCATTCCTATTTTTTTCTTCCCATTTGCTAGGAATCTACCTTTTTTCATGGCTTTACAACCATGAAAATTTTCTAGGACAGTAACAACACTAGCTAATTGCCATACAACAGTTAAATACAAAAATCCTACtaagtatataattataaatataatcatGATAATACGACCGATTAATAATGACTCTGATGACCTTCGGTATAACGCTCTTATTATAGCTATAACAACACTACCTATAATATTATACACAAAAAACGTGATATATGTTAATGCAAACGTGACAAATAGTCGTTTCGAAACTTTTGGGACAGCTTTAAGAACGTTGCAAAAAACGACTTCTTTGTTAGTGTAAATGGATGCAATTGTGAAAACAACTGTTGAGGTTgctaaaagagaaaaaatagtGAGTAAAATGAGATATATGACTTCAAATAGCCAATAGTATAACCAATCTAAGGCGGTGGTAttcttatcattattattattattataatcgtTGGTATCGAAAGGTAAAGAATTGTTTTCGATTTTTCCAAACAAATGATGAGAGAGTTCCATGTGAAGTATGAAAATAATAGTGACAGGAAGGATGCAAGTTAAAGTGATTTGAGTGAAGATTTTTGTCCATGTGAAGATTGTTTTGAATGAGTGTTTGAAGATACCAAAGAAACCAACGTGTTTCATATTTTCTTCGGTTTGATTCATTTTGGTgatttttgttagaatattgttGTTGAATCTAAAAAGTTTTTGGTGGTGTTAAGATATTGTGGATGTATGAATATAAAGGTgtgatatatgtatatctattgGATTTCGAACAAGTTGATCATGGGTACCTTATCTTAATTTGGTCCCATTTTGTCTTGGTCAATACCTTGTAATGATATTTTCTTAGCAAGTTTCCACCTAATAttacaatttataataatgaaacaaCTGGACAAGTTATCGAGGATAGGTCTTTAGTTCTTTACTCGTTAGTACTGTATTAATGGAGGAAGTGAGGAACAGGACACTTTCCTGCAAGATATGTATGTCATTAATTGTCTACTTGGCAACTTGTCAAGGTCAATTCAACTTGAAAACACGgaataactttttaaattttattatgttattaGGTCATCTCTAATGGCTAAGGGTGTGTTTGATTGCAGCTGAATGGTATCATTTCAGAACTAAATGCTGAATCAGTCAGCATTCGGAGCGTTTGGTTTGTCCATCTGAACAATGAATCATGCTGAACGAGAATAAATTTCATGCTTAACCATTCCATCTTTAAAAGGTTTCTATACCATTTAGCAACCAACTCTTCCCCCAACTACCCTTCTTCCTCCTCGTTTTAACACATTCTTTTTTTAACTTCTTAACATTATTTAATTAACCCATATGTACAAAAGATGATGTTGATCAGTATTTGCTATTTTATTGGTATAATCCCCCATTAAAATAGAGATACccagatctatatatatataaaatagagatcaaatgagaatatatcttaaggagagaaggaagaaaaaggttagttttctactttttttaacttgtttttttgaacttttttttccttttttcattctctctttaattaaccaatattatataaaaattttaagaatctttaaaaaatattttttttcaaagggcgtagcccgtaaactataggcgaagcctctcaGACTATGGTGGAGCCATGATAACTAAGGGctaagcccgttaggtagatcaccccattaCTGATCACCCCCTCTGACCTATCAgtctctatgacctatcactcctaccagctaccccttattaatatccttaagggcgaagcccgtaccatacccttacatgtataactcactaacccaggttagaattttttatttttttaaaatttttaaattttttttttatggattgaattagttaaaacaagaatgaaaaaagtgaaaaaatgaaaaaacatcaaaaaaaacaagctaaaaaaaaataaaaaacggaccttctctcccttttctctggatctctatcctatatatctatatatctatatctatatatatatatataggggtgagatattttgagaccacctcttattttaggaccaactaggaccattgatttttgtacaccatcatcatctactatgatatacaagacttttttgtaaaaacactaagactttccggcgacgagCCCAGCAGAAAAttgtgtgtaagttaacttacactgttttgttatttttgtgaCAATAGTTTTTGGCAGACGATTTTGAAAAAGGTTAAAAAggtcatttttgtttttcagatTACTAATTCAAAATATGTatcaaacatattttttaaaaaggtcacttttatttttatttttattgagacaccttatgaggTGTGAACTTTTTGAGTAGAAGGGGTGAAATTCGCTCTATCCGGCTGGGCACTTTAATCCATATCCTTTCCAGTTTTCACTACAAGTAATAttgtatttgttcacacttttagtgagtgagtgtgaacaaaataaaatttttatcacgttgttttgtgtgtaaaaatatatagaaataaaagtgtgtacagctaaaagtttacactttttagtgtgaactttcatgattattttgtaatacctcatttgtccacggtaactaaaaagttagcgtggacaaatgaggtgttacaaaataaatatgaaagttcacactaaaaaatgtTAACTTTTGGTTTTACACATTTTTAGTGTGGAAAAATTATTACACACTTTTATCTTTATAtgtttacacaaaaaaaaaagtgacaaatttttaatttgttcatactcactaaaaatataaacaaatgtaaTATTGTTTGTATTGTTTATGTCATTTTTACCCTACACGAATATTAGAAACAAGTTATCTATTGACTTTCATATAGGGTTTTGAGGTATTAGCAAAGTTATTAAACAAAAAGAGTCTTAACAAATGAAAACAATATCTATACGCCACcaaagattaataaataataaccaGTCATCAAATATaacttacaaatatatatatatatatatatatatatatatatatatatttcaagatTTGAAGTCTTCTAACTCAAATTTTGTCGCAATAGACACATATCCATGTATTTTGTAactctttttaagtttttaacgtAAGAGATTAAACCTCTCTTAATAAGGCGTCAAGCCGTCGACCACCTCGTCAATGGGACCTTATTGGCAGCGAGGTCGTTGACACCCATCGTTGGGGTCGAAGAACATGGACGAGAGGGAGAGAAGTGAAAGTGTAGccaatcttttttcttttctttctgtttttGATATATacgcaatatatatatatatatattataaaaaaataatcttccttg includes these proteins:
- the LOC122578627 gene encoding 60S ribosomal protein L6, mitochondrial-like, with product MEAQFFRFLKIVGVGFKARAESEGRLLFLKLGYSHEVELTVPPAVRVFCFKPNIVCCTGIDKQRVHQFAAAVRSCKPPEVYKGKGIMYIDEVIKKKQGKKSK